From the Paenibacillus sp. FSL H8-0548 genome, one window contains:
- a CDS encoding FAD-dependent oxidoreductase: MSNYGMVIIGAGETGARAAVELRSLGWTGKITLIGEEAHAPYERPPLSKPTLLEEHNPSPAYILDNKQLEEHRIELMKGCKAVSIDKNNHSVQLENGQNINYERLLLATGAQPRRLSIPLSGSQSRFDTSSVLYLRSFGDALSLRRRLEPGKRVVIIGGGFIGLEVAASARECGCEVTVIEAGPRILMRGVPEAIAAIVDARHRSAGVQFKLGVGIAGISSSGGESIITLINGETLACDALIAGIGAIPETALAAASGLAIENGISVDEKLATSDPNIFAAGDCCSFPHPLYGGMRIRLEAWRNAQDQGTHVAGSMLGAKEAYAAVPWFWSDQYDLTLQVSGLQGIGTTTVHRTLGSSGDLFFHLTDERTLAAASGIGGPGIAKDIRLAEMLIASKAVLDPDALARPDVKLKVLLKG; this comes from the coding sequence TTGTCGAATTATGGAATGGTTATCATAGGAGCTGGAGAAACGGGTGCCCGTGCAGCGGTCGAGCTTCGCAGCTTAGGCTGGACCGGAAAAATTACCCTGATCGGCGAAGAAGCTCATGCTCCCTACGAGCGTCCGCCGTTATCCAAGCCTACATTACTGGAAGAACACAACCCTTCACCTGCTTATATTCTCGACAACAAGCAGCTGGAGGAGCACCGTATTGAGCTCATGAAAGGCTGCAAAGCCGTTTCAATTGACAAAAACAACCATAGCGTACAGCTTGAAAATGGGCAAAACATTAATTACGAACGGCTTTTGCTTGCTACGGGCGCCCAGCCGAGAAGGCTTTCCATACCATTATCAGGATCCCAATCCCGATTTGATACGTCAAGCGTCCTCTACCTGCGTTCGTTCGGTGATGCACTCTCGCTTCGCAGGAGGCTGGAGCCTGGGAAACGAGTCGTCATCATCGGCGGTGGTTTTATCGGTCTTGAGGTCGCGGCAAGCGCGCGAGAATGTGGATGCGAAGTAACGGTCATCGAAGCCGGCCCGCGAATTTTGATGCGGGGCGTTCCCGAAGCGATTGCAGCTATCGTAGATGCCCGTCACCGCTCGGCAGGCGTCCAGTTCAAGCTCGGGGTCGGAATCGCCGGTATATCAAGCTCCGGCGGGGAAAGCATTATTACCTTGATTAACGGGGAAACGCTGGCCTGCGACGCTCTGATTGCGGGTATTGGCGCTATTCCCGAAACAGCTCTCGCCGCGGCCAGCGGCCTCGCCATCGAGAATGGCATTAGTGTTGATGAGAAGCTGGCAACGAGCGACCCGAATATTTTCGCTGCAGGAGATTGCTGCTCCTTCCCACACCCGCTTTATGGCGGCATGCGTATTCGGCTTGAAGCGTGGCGCAATGCCCAGGATCAAGGCACGCATGTTGCCGGAAGCATGCTGGGTGCCAAAGAAGCCTATGCGGCAGTGCCATGGTTCTGGTCGGATCAGTACGATCTCACCTTGCAAGTTTCGGGCTTGCAAGGTATAGGAACAACGACCGTGCATCGAACCCTTGGAAGCAGCGGCGATTTATTTTTCCATCTTACGGATGAGCGCACGCTCGCAGCGGCAAGCGGCATCGGTGGTCCCGGTATTGCCAAGGATATTCGGCTTGCGGAAATGCTTATCGCGTCCAAGGCAGTTCTCGATCCAGATGCGCTGGCACGCCCAGATGTCAAGCTAAAGGTGCTGTTAAAGGGTTAA
- a CDS encoding xylose isomerase encodes MGIRNAVNDGSSNAPRLELQQSWWAMNSLGENGKEWTMEQKFEKIAEAGYAAISASIPSLEEAKEWHRLLDRYKLGFNAMAFPSKVEDINAILEEAKRFGRVQYVNLQVMDSFVIDQQAIHLLSGLLAKAKEAGMPTFIETHRGTVTQDIIRTAAYARELPELRFMIDLSHYVVSGELNGSLLHAEEYFGKLLERTSGIHARVSNGEQVQIDVGTEGDHPMLHNFERWWRKGMASWLQQAQPGDVLPFVTELGPPGYYAITQRVAGGVEREISDRWQQALLFKRIALAQWQRVLSEAE; translated from the coding sequence ATGGGAATAAGAAACGCGGTAAACGATGGATCATCTAATGCTCCGAGACTGGAATTACAGCAATCCTGGTGGGCGATGAACTCGCTGGGAGAGAACGGAAAAGAATGGACGATGGAACAAAAATTCGAGAAAATAGCTGAAGCGGGCTACGCCGCGATCAGCGCATCGATACCATCGTTGGAAGAAGCAAAGGAGTGGCATCGGCTGCTTGATCGCTACAAGCTAGGCTTTAATGCGATGGCTTTCCCATCAAAGGTAGAAGATATAAACGCCATTCTTGAGGAGGCGAAACGGTTCGGCCGCGTGCAGTATGTGAATTTGCAGGTGATGGACTCGTTCGTTATTGATCAGCAGGCTATCCATCTGCTGTCGGGCTTACTGGCGAAAGCGAAGGAAGCCGGCATGCCGACCTTCATAGAAACGCATAGAGGTACAGTTACTCAGGATATCATTCGAACAGCTGCGTATGCCCGCGAGCTGCCGGAGCTTCGTTTCATGATTGATTTGTCCCATTACGTGGTTTCAGGCGAATTGAACGGTTCGCTCCTGCATGCGGAGGAATATTTCGGAAAGCTGCTTGAGCGTACTTCGGGCATTCACGCCCGCGTATCGAATGGAGAACAAGTGCAGATCGACGTCGGCACGGAAGGTGACCATCCCATGCTGCACAATTTTGAGCGCTGGTGGCGAAAAGGGATGGCGAGTTGGCTCCAGCAGGCGCAGCCGGGAGATGTGCTGCCTTTCGTGACGGAGCTTGGCCCGCCTGGTTATTACGCCATTACGCAAAGGGTTGCTGGGGGAGTGGAACGGGAAATTTCCGACCGCTGGCAGCAGGCGCTGCTGTTCAAGCGAATTGCTTTGGCGCAGTGGCAACGCGTGCTGAGCGAGGCCGAATAA
- a CDS encoding sugar phosphate isomerase/epimerase: MMNPKISIGSWAFAFGPFAQSPWPFTRILQYAQQAGYDGIEINGFAPHPTPELYPTASSRQALLEEIQSYGLGISGYAPDFSSAPPDRCKQADYLELLRSYITFCTDLGIDTIRVDTVSPPSELSLEQYEDNFAHLALTWRASAELAAAKGIRIVWEFEPGFWLNKPSEVKRLVEAVNHPAFQVLFDTSHAYMSGVVGARQTGEKEICSGGIVEYAQLLQGHIGHFHLIDSDGTLHDEETSTHAAFGAGEVDFKAVLKELKPVVSVMEWWCVDFCFNAEVEEWGRQAVPFIRKAIKEAE, from the coding sequence ATGATGAATCCTAAAATTTCGATCGGTTCCTGGGCGTTTGCCTTTGGGCCCTTTGCGCAATCCCCGTGGCCTTTCACGCGTATCTTGCAATATGCGCAGCAAGCTGGCTATGACGGAATTGAAATCAATGGCTTTGCCCCCCACCCGACACCGGAGCTTTATCCAACAGCTTCCAGCCGTCAAGCGCTGCTGGAAGAGATTCAATCCTATGGCCTTGGCATTTCCGGCTATGCTCCGGATTTCAGCTCGGCACCTCCAGACCGATGTAAGCAAGCCGACTATTTGGAGCTGCTGAGAAGTTACATTACATTTTGCACGGACCTTGGCATCGATACGATTCGCGTAGATACGGTCAGTCCTCCCTCAGAGCTGTCACTGGAGCAGTACGAGGATAATTTTGCCCATCTCGCCTTAACATGGCGAGCTTCCGCTGAACTTGCAGCGGCCAAAGGCATACGAATCGTTTGGGAGTTCGAGCCTGGCTTCTGGCTGAATAAGCCCTCAGAGGTGAAGCGACTCGTCGAAGCAGTTAACCATCCGGCTTTTCAAGTGCTGTTCGATACAAGCCATGCCTATATGAGCGGGGTTGTCGGAGCGCGGCAAACAGGCGAGAAAGAAATTTGTTCCGGTGGTATCGTGGAGTATGCGCAGCTTCTGCAAGGGCATATCGGACATTTTCATCTCATTGATTCAGACGGGACTTTGCACGATGAAGAAACAAGTACGCACGCTGCTTTTGGAGCGGGAGAGGTGGATTTCAAAGCGGTACTGAAAGAGCTGAAGCCAGTGGTGTCCGTTATGGAGTGGTGGTGCGTCGACTTCTGCTTTAACGCGGAGGTGGAGGAATGGGGCCGACAAGCGGTCCCGTTCATTCGCAAAGCCATTAAGGAGGCGGAATAG
- a CDS encoding sugar phosphate isomerase/epimerase family protein, giving the protein MKVGMNLLLWTDQPDPSKHLNLLSSIKNWGFDGVELAVDNMDAEDASAFGKILKELGLGSTGIAALDAASADPASSDARLRQNALDVLKRAIINTQLIGAEVLCGPLFQGLGRFSGQGPQPEEWGYAVETLRAAGEFAAKLGIKLALEPINRFEMYLVNTLEDGVRFVEEIGLPNVGLLADTHHGNIEELNVPEAWRRAAKHIVHVHISENNRGVPGSGHAVPKEIFDVLKEVDYEGWLTIEAFGQQVPGLISRLHLWRDYSEHPDDAARLGVQYIRSCLV; this is encoded by the coding sequence ATGAAGGTAGGAATGAATTTGCTGCTTTGGACGGATCAGCCAGACCCCTCCAAGCATCTGAATTTGCTGTCGTCTATTAAGAATTGGGGCTTCGACGGTGTAGAGCTAGCGGTAGATAATATGGACGCTGAGGATGCGAGTGCATTCGGTAAGATTTTGAAGGAGCTTGGGCTAGGAAGCACTGGAATCGCAGCGCTTGATGCGGCTTCTGCAGATCCTGCCAGCAGTGACGCCAGGCTGAGGCAGAATGCTCTTGATGTATTGAAGCGTGCCATTATAAATACGCAATTAATTGGCGCAGAAGTATTATGCGGCCCTTTGTTCCAAGGGCTTGGCCGCTTCAGTGGGCAAGGCCCGCAGCCGGAGGAATGGGGTTATGCGGTCGAGACGCTGCGCGCTGCGGGCGAGTTTGCCGCGAAGCTGGGGATTAAGCTTGCCCTCGAGCCAATCAATCGCTTCGAAATGTACCTTGTCAATACGCTGGAGGATGGCGTTCGATTCGTCGAAGAAATCGGACTTCCGAACGTCGGTCTGCTCGCAGACACCCATCACGGCAATATCGAAGAGCTTAACGTACCGGAGGCTTGGCGGAGAGCAGCAAAGCATATTGTCCATGTTCATATTTCGGAAAATAATCGGGGAGTTCCGGGCAGCGGCCATGCCGTGCCTAAAGAGATATTCGATGTGCTGAAGGAAGTTGACTACGAAGGCTGGCTAACGATCGAAGCATTCGGACAGCAGGTTCCCGGATTGATATCCAGGCTGCATCTGTGGCGTGATTACTCGGAGCATCCAGATGATGCGGCACGTCTAGGCGTTCAATATATACGGAGTTGCTTGGTTTAA
- a CDS encoding Gfo/Idh/MocA family oxidoreductase: MKQRIYIVGAGAIAGYHAEAIGQLAESELERPSLFVTDVNPSALVEFVKRFPWAVPFDQLTSMLGEPAEENDVVIVATPPLTHADITCRALRSGRHVLCEKPLAMNREEAVLMLQAAQETGKMLGCCSSRFAGLQITNEIREMLEQGTLGELYQVQWVQRRKRARTGIEYQPTSRWFLNRSVSGGGTLMDWGPYDIASLTEVLQPVKVEVLHAWMTDPVTDHPHAAEISSDVEQHVGALLRLHLADGSLVPVHYERAACCHGEERSITEIEGTAGALQWDWLCLDGNGELTHHFDVNGEPAENRSTVTNAPLGMMDKPIVYFLQAISGLASPAIVNEQAVFNFSILAAIYDCARSGERQAVVKGEIR, from the coding sequence ATGAAACAGCGCATCTACATCGTTGGCGCCGGAGCAATTGCCGGTTACCATGCCGAGGCCATTGGCCAATTAGCGGAGTCAGAGCTTGAGCGGCCATCGCTGTTTGTAACGGACGTGAATCCTTCTGCATTAGTAGAGTTTGTTAAACGATTTCCTTGGGCGGTCCCCTTTGATCAGTTAACTTCGATGCTAGGCGAGCCTGCCGAGGAAAATGATGTGGTTATTGTCGCGACACCGCCGCTCACACATGCGGATATCACTTGCCGTGCCCTCCGATCCGGCAGGCATGTGTTATGCGAGAAGCCGCTTGCTATGAACAGGGAGGAAGCTGTTCTGATGCTGCAAGCAGCGCAGGAAACTGGGAAAATGCTGGGCTGCTGCAGCTCGCGGTTTGCGGGCTTGCAAATAACGAATGAGATTAGAGAGATGCTGGAGCAAGGAACACTAGGGGAACTGTACCAAGTACAGTGGGTTCAGCGAAGGAAGAGAGCACGGACGGGAATCGAGTATCAGCCGACAAGCCGTTGGTTTCTGAACCGCTCGGTTAGCGGAGGCGGCACCTTGATGGATTGGGGACCTTACGACATAGCCAGCTTGACGGAAGTGCTCCAGCCGGTCAAAGTCGAGGTCCTTCATGCCTGGATGACAGATCCTGTGACGGATCATCCGCACGCGGCCGAGATATCGAGCGATGTGGAGCAGCATGTCGGAGCGCTGTTGAGACTTCATTTGGCGGACGGCAGCCTTGTGCCAGTTCATTACGAGCGAGCGGCATGCTGCCATGGTGAAGAGCGGAGCATAACCGAGATCGAGGGTACGGCAGGAGCGCTCCAATGGGATTGGCTTTGTCTGGACGGGAACGGCGAGCTTACCCATCATTTTGATGTGAACGGGGAGCCCGCGGAAAATCGAAGCACCGTAACGAACGCGCCTCTGGGCATGATGGATAAACCGATTGTTTATTTCTTGCAAGCGATTTCCGGGCTTGCTTCACCAGCCATCGTGAACGAGCAGGCGGTGTTCAACTTCAGCATTCTGGCTGCGATCTACGATTGTGCCCGAAGCGGAGAGCGGCAAGCGGTGGTCAAGGGGGAAATCCGATGA
- a CDS encoding sugar phosphate isomerase/epimerase: MKNVYAMDTFFYHSLGNYPFDVRCEMLQELGYEAVYLTLWDEQAWKDLDRLPQVRATYGLEVAAVYAVLDLTWSKEHPEAAKMITMLETLQGCSRVELALTMGDNKYSPSDPEGDHLALEWLTDLLGIAERRNIQISLYHHVFFWMERWEDALRLINKLNHPLLGMTFSSFHWYAIDGTKLNEALSACVPYLHAVNVCGSRKLPPGGLPASIECIDQGELDMFSFLAALKKHGYEGALGFQGYGMGGDTYSHLERNKKALSIIEQRLAKHPGWMLV; encoded by the coding sequence ATGAAAAATGTTTATGCCATGGATACGTTCTTTTATCATAGTCTTGGAAATTACCCGTTTGATGTGCGCTGTGAAATGCTGCAGGAGCTTGGTTATGAAGCTGTCTACTTAACCTTATGGGACGAGCAGGCATGGAAGGATCTTGACCGGCTTCCTCAGGTGAGAGCTACCTACGGCTTGGAGGTTGCTGCCGTTTATGCGGTGCTTGATCTTACGTGGTCCAAAGAGCATCCAGAAGCGGCAAAAATGATAACCATGCTGGAGACGTTGCAGGGCTGCAGCCGAGTAGAGCTTGCCTTGACGATGGGCGACAATAAATATTCGCCTTCGGATCCAGAAGGCGATCATTTGGCGCTAGAATGGTTAACGGATCTGCTCGGGATTGCAGAGCGGAGAAATATTCAGATCTCGCTGTACCATCATGTTTTTTTCTGGATGGAGCGCTGGGAGGATGCGCTTAGGCTGATCAACAAGCTGAATCATCCTTTGCTTGGCATGACCTTTAGCTCCTTCCATTGGTATGCCATCGATGGAACGAAGCTGAATGAGGCTCTGTCCGCATGCGTACCTTATCTGCATGCTGTCAATGTCTGCGGAAGCCGGAAGCTGCCTCCAGGGGGATTGCCTGCTTCGATTGAATGCATTGACCAGGGGGAGCTTGACATGTTCAGCTTTCTAGCAGCGCTGAAAAAGCATGGCTATGAAGGAGCGCTTGGTTTCCAAGGCTATGGCATGGGCGGCGACACGTACAGCCATTTAGAACGAAACAAAAAAGCTTTAAGCATAATAGAGCAGCGCTTGGCGAAGCATCCAGGCTGGATGCTGGTTTAA
- a CDS encoding MocE family 2Fe-2S type ferredoxin gives MTYEGWITACEEEDIEEEDVIRFDYGDRTFAIYRSAKNEYFATDGYCTHEKFHLADGLVMGNHIECPKHNGRFDYTTGEAKRAPVCQALKTYPLKQESGLIWIRIN, from the coding sequence ATGACATACGAAGGCTGGATCACCGCATGTGAGGAAGAAGATATTGAGGAAGAGGATGTCATTCGGTTTGATTATGGCGATCGAACCTTTGCGATTTACCGCTCTGCGAAAAACGAGTATTTTGCCACGGACGGCTACTGTACGCATGAAAAATTTCATTTGGCCGACGGACTGGTCATGGGCAATCATATTGAGTGTCCGAAGCATAACGGGCGGTTTGATTATACGACAGGCGAAGCTAAGCGAGCACCCGTCTGCCAAGCGCTCAAAACCTATCCGCTCAAGCAAGAATCCGGACTCATCTGGATCAGAATCAATTAA
- a CDS encoding alpha/beta hydrolase yields MSVVQTNGIELYYTERGQGEPLVLLMGLGAAGSVWEEHVRAYEKHFRCILIDNRGAGESAKPAGPYTTKMMAADTIGLLDALGIAQAHFSGISMGSAIAQEAALLAPERVRSLTLNCSWLACGAYTRRVFETLGNAYSLMEADDFQKLLQLIIYTPAFHEHHLPALEASQQAALVQPSPMPIQAFLAQCEACISHLTTGRLGTITVPTLITVGDKDIFTPLSLSLAIAEEIKHAEMHIFEGSGHTHHWDRLEDFNRITLDFLMRHREAIQ; encoded by the coding sequence ATGTCTGTGGTACAAACGAATGGAATCGAGCTTTATTATACCGAACGAGGGCAGGGAGAACCGCTGGTGCTGCTAATGGGCCTCGGTGCAGCCGGCAGCGTGTGGGAAGAGCATGTGCGTGCTTATGAGAAGCATTTCCGCTGCATTCTGATCGATAACCGCGGTGCGGGAGAATCCGCTAAGCCGGCAGGGCCCTACACGACGAAAATGATGGCAGCCGATACGATCGGTTTGCTCGATGCGCTTGGCATTGCGCAGGCACATTTCTCCGGCATTTCAATGGGGAGCGCTATTGCGCAGGAAGCGGCGCTTCTGGCACCTGAGCGAGTACGAAGCCTTACGCTGAACTGCTCTTGGCTGGCGTGCGGAGCGTATACGAGACGTGTATTTGAGACGCTTGGCAATGCCTATTCGCTAATGGAGGCGGATGATTTCCAGAAACTGCTTCAGCTCATTATTTATACGCCTGCCTTTCATGAGCATCATTTGCCTGCATTGGAGGCATCACAGCAGGCGGCTTTGGTTCAGCCTTCTCCCATGCCAATTCAAGCGTTTCTTGCGCAGTGCGAGGCCTGCATTTCCCATCTAACGACGGGGAGACTCGGGACGATAACAGTGCCGACGCTCATTACAGTAGGGGATAAAGATATATTTACCCCTCTTTCGTTGTCGCTGGCCATCGCGGAGGAGATTAAGCACGCTGAAATGCATATATTCGAAGGCAGCGGCCATACGCATCATTGGGACCGGCTGGAGGATTTCAACCGGATCACGCTGGATTTTTTAATGCGTCATCGTGAAGCTATACAATAA
- a CDS encoding TIM barrel protein yields MTIPFGFQTYTWQMSYEKYRDQLDHILTTVTEAGGAGIEPEVCMLGRYTDTPLALLDELDRKGLRLSALCLALEWRHGEETEEERAEADRIIRYLKYFPGTILTLVQLPGKDRSDLVNRQSNALSNINAVAQRAFDQGIPCAYHPNSPSGSIFRVEEDYSVLLNGLDGRYCGYAPDTGHIAKGGMDVEAIIKTYRSMIKHVHFKDMNADGSWTALGQGIIDHKGIVRFLNGTGYDGWIMVEEESKGAESDPDQVTLQNGIYIREALAPLGR; encoded by the coding sequence ATGACGATTCCATTTGGTTTTCAAACCTACACATGGCAAATGTCGTACGAAAAATACCGCGACCAATTGGATCATATTCTTACTACGGTGACCGAGGCCGGGGGTGCCGGTATTGAACCAGAGGTATGTATGCTTGGGCGGTATACGGATACGCCTCTTGCCCTGCTGGACGAGCTGGATAGGAAAGGGCTGCGTCTCAGCGCGCTTTGCCTTGCTTTGGAGTGGCGTCATGGCGAGGAGACCGAGGAGGAAAGAGCAGAAGCAGACCGTATTATCCGATACTTGAAGTATTTTCCAGGTACGATATTGACCTTGGTGCAGCTGCCAGGCAAGGATCGCAGTGATCTCGTGAATAGGCAATCTAACGCGCTGTCCAATATTAACGCTGTTGCGCAGCGTGCCTTCGACCAAGGAATTCCATGCGCTTATCATCCGAATTCACCAAGCGGCTCGATTTTTCGCGTGGAAGAAGATTACAGCGTACTGCTGAATGGTCTAGATGGCCGGTACTGCGGCTATGCGCCGGATACGGGACACATTGCCAAGGGCGGGATGGACGTCGAGGCTATTATTAAGACGTACCGGTCGATGATCAAGCATGTTCACTTTAAGGATATGAATGCTGACGGGTCATGGACGGCGCTTGGACAAGGCATTATCGACCATAAAGGAATCGTACGGTTTCTGAACGGAACCGGCTATGACGGCTGGATTATGGTGGAGGAGGAGTCCAAGGGCGCTGAGTCGGACCCTGATCAAGTAACCCTGCAGAATGGAATTTATATTCGCGAAGCGCTTGCTCCGTTAGGAAGATAA